A single Campylobacter ureolyticus ACS-301-V-Sch3b DNA region contains:
- a CDS encoding RNA pyrophosphohydrolase, with protein MEKNYRPNVAAIIMSSLYPFEMKFFLAKRVDIKDAWQFPQGGIDKGETPKMALFRELKEEIGTDKVEIIAEYPKWLSYDFPEDVLEKMKPYSGQIQKYFLVRLKKNAKIKLNTEIPEFNDYNFVSFDEIDKNVRSFKRESYLKVLNYFKDKGYI; from the coding sequence ATGGAAAAAAACTATAGACCTAATGTCGCAGCTATTATAATGTCATCTTTATATCCTTTTGAAATGAAATTTTTTCTAGCAAAAAGAGTTGATATAAAAGATGCTTGGCAGTTTCCACAAGGTGGAATTGACAAAGGTGAAACTCCTAAAATGGCACTTTTTAGAGAGTTAAAAGAAGAAATAGGAACTGATAAAGTGGAAATTATTGCAGAATATCCAAAATGGCTTAGTTATGATTTTCCAGAAGATGTTTTGGAAAAAATGAAACCATATAGCGGTCAAATTCAAAAATATTTCTTAGTAAGACTTAAAAAAAATGCTAAAATCAAACTAAATACCGAAATTCCCGAATTTAATGATTATAATTTTGTGAGTTTTGATGAAATTGATAAGAATGTAAGATCTTTTAAAAGAGAGTCTTATTTAAAGGTTTTAAACTATTTTAAAGATAAAGGTTATATATAA
- the hemW gene encoding radical SAM family heme chaperone HemW yields the protein MHIYIHIPFCAKKCPYCAFGSSDKEFNLVDEYFNALSFEIKNRPLSKISTIFVGGGTPSVIKSSYYAKIFKLFEKFLDDDSEITFEANPNSANLKWLKDLKDIGVNRISFGTQSFNEKKLIFLGRNHTKFDTIKAVENAKLAGFKNINVDLIYATKFDSKKLLEDEILNLKQLELSHISAYSLILEKNTKFEDKKSYQKDSVNLAKFLFKKLEEIGFNQYEISNFAKVNPSGVCKHNLAYWQGKNYIGFGAYSVGFKDNKRFYALKDTKSYIKNPNFRDVESLNNNDLKLERLFLGFRSIVGVNENLLNKTELKKAQILVDENKLFLKNGVFYNKNYLLADEIALFINDSFTLN from the coding sequence TTGCACATTTATATACATATTCCATTTTGTGCTAAAAAGTGTCCTTATTGTGCTTTTGGCTCAAGCGATAAAGAATTTAATCTAGTAGATGAATATTTTAATGCTTTAAGTTTTGAGATAAAAAACAGACCTTTAAGTAAAATTTCAACAATTTTTGTAGGTGGTGGAACACCAAGTGTTATAAAATCAAGCTATTATGCCAAAATTTTTAAGTTATTTGAGAAGTTCTTGGATGATGATAGTGAAATAACATTTGAAGCAAATCCAAACTCGGCAAATTTGAAATGGCTTAAAGATTTAAAAGACATTGGGGTAAATAGAATAAGCTTTGGAACGCAAAGCTTTAATGAAAAGAAGTTAATTTTTTTGGGAAGAAATCATACGAAATTTGATACTATAAAAGCTGTTGAAAACGCTAAACTAGCTGGATTTAAGAATATAAATGTAGATTTAATTTATGCAACTAAATTTGATTCTAAAAAACTACTTGAAGATGAAATTTTAAATTTAAAACAACTAGAACTTTCTCATATTAGCGCATATTCTCTTATTTTAGAAAAAAATACTAAATTTGAAGATAAAAAAAGCTATCAAAAAGATAGTGTAAACTTAGCAAAATTTTTATTTAAAAAACTTGAAGAGATTGGTTTTAATCAGTATGAAATTTCAAATTTTGCAAAAGTAAATCCAAGTGGAGTTTGTAAACATAATCTTGCTTATTGGCAAGGAAAAAATTATATAGGTTTTGGTGCTTATAGTGTTGGGTTTAAAGACAATAAAAGATTTTATGCCTTAAAAGATACAAAATCATATATAAAAAATCCAAATTTTAGAGATGTTGAGAGTTTAAACAATAATGATTTAAAACTTGAAAGACTATTTCTAGGATTTAGATCAATTGTTGGGGTAAATGAAAATTTGCTAAACAAAACTGAACTTAAAAAAGCTCAAATTTTAGTTGATGAAAATAAACTTTTCTTAAAAAATGGAGTTTTTTATAATAAAAATTATTTATTAGCTGATGAAATAGCCCTTTTTATAAATGATAGTTTTACACTAAATTAA
- the tatB gene encoding Sec-independent protein translocase protein TatB: protein MFGISFPEILVIAIIAVLALGPQKLPKAMVEIAKYLKIIRKTINDAKQSFDQEVRIAELKEDAKKYKESIAKTKDDIKKKLTFEELEELKSGINKVKTGVTTSLSDIKNEIDEVKKMPENIFENKTENSNDNKSENLTKNNIEEKNSDLKKDENV, encoded by the coding sequence ATGTTTGGAATAAGTTTTCCTGAAATTTTAGTCATTGCCATAATCGCTGTTTTAGCACTTGGTCCGCAAAAACTGCCAAAAGCAATGGTTGAAATCGCCAAATATCTAAAAATTATAAGAAAAACAATAAATGATGCAAAACAAAGTTTTGACCAAGAAGTAAGAATTGCAGAACTTAAAGAAGATGCAAAAAAATATAAAGAAAGTATCGCAAAAACAAAAGATGATATCAAAAAAAAGCTTACTTTTGAAGAACTTGAAGAGCTTAAAAGTGGTATAAATAAAGTAAAAACAGGGGTTACAACAAGCTTATCTGATATTAAAAATGAAATTGATGAAGTTAAAAAAATGCCAGAAAATATATTTGAAAATAAAACTGAAAACTCAAATGATAATAAAAGTGAAAATTTGACAAAAAATAATATAGAAGAAAAAAATAGCGATTTAAAAAAGGATGAAAATGTTTGA
- the tatC gene encoding twin-arginine translocase subunit TatC, which translates to MFEDLIPHLVELRKRLFIAAMSVVVGFVVCFLFWENILDFLLAPLEGVLPPSSNVIFTHPAEAFFTAMKVSFFAGFLLSLPVIFWQLWLFIAPGLYDNEKKYILPFVASATIMFLIGSSFCYFIVLPTAFDFLINFGGDTFTALPRVGEYIGFFIKLILAFGISFELPIITFFLALIGLITDKDLAGFFRYAIVIIFIFAAIMTPPDIFSQFMLAVPLILLYGVSIFIAKTVNPQKPLFEDEKK; encoded by the coding sequence ATGTTTGAAGATTTAATCCCACATTTAGTTGAACTTAGAAAAAGACTATTTATAGCAGCTATGAGCGTTGTAGTAGGCTTTGTAGTATGCTTTTTATTTTGGGAAAATATACTTGATTTTTTACTTGCTCCACTTGAGGGAGTTTTACCTCCTAGTAGCAATGTTATCTTTACTCATCCAGCAGAAGCTTTTTTTACAGCTATGAAAGTATCATTTTTTGCAGGGTTTTTACTCTCTTTGCCAGTTATTTTTTGGCAACTTTGGCTTTTTATAGCTCCAGGTCTTTATGATAATGAAAAAAAATATATACTTCCATTTGTTGCAAGTGCTACTATTATGTTTTTAATTGGCTCATCATTTTGTTATTTTATAGTACTTCCTACGGCGTTTGATTTCTTAATAAACTTTGGTGGAGATACCTTTACCGCGCTTCCAAGAGTTGGTGAGTATATAGGATTTTTTATAAAACTTATTTTAGCTTTTGGAATTAGTTTTGAACTTCCAATTATTACATTTTTCTTAGCTTTAATAGGGCTTATTACAGATAAAGATTTAGCAGGATTTTTTAGATATGCAATAGTTATAATTTTTATTTTTGCTGCAATTATGACACCACCTGATATATTTAGTCAGTTTATGCTTGCAGTGCCCTTAATTTTACTTTATGGTGTTTCTATTTTTATAGCAAAAACAGTAAATCCACAAAAACCACTTTTTGAAGATGAAAAAAAATGA
- the queA gene encoding tRNA preQ1(34) S-adenosylmethionine ribosyltransferase-isomerase QueA produces the protein MNKLDNINSYDYYLPNELIATTPIMPKEEAKLLVYDRKNNSISHHKFGDLPEILPQCDIIFNDTKVIKARIYGTKQSGGKIELLINRPLSDGKFSVYIKGKVKPFDKLYFNENLIAKVLEIFDDGSRIVEFYSGNKILNLSEVFEILNKIGHIPLPPYIKRDDTKDDEIWYQSVFAKHSGAVAAPTASLHFSDEMLEILRKQHEIYYLTLHVGAGTFKGVEFEDINKHIMHSEYFNIPNNTAEILKSNRPILGVGTTVTRVVEDYARNHVLNGECKLFLNYKNRPIRQNYLLTNFHLPKSTLIMLVTAFIGYEKTMEIYKVAVDEKYRFYSYGDAMLIL, from the coding sequence ATGAATAAGCTTGATAATATAAATTCGTATGATTATTATTTACCAAATGAGCTGATAGCAACAACTCCGATAATGCCAAAAGAAGAAGCAAAGCTTTTAGTATATGATAGGAAAAATAACTCTATATCGCATCATAAATTTGGTGATTTACCTGAAATTTTACCACAATGTGACATCATCTTTAATGATACAAAAGTTATAAAAGCAAGAATTTACGGCACAAAACAAAGTGGTGGAAAAATCGAGCTTTTAATTAATCGTCCTTTAAGTGATGGAAAATTTAGTGTTTATATAAAAGGCAAGGTTAAGCCTTTTGATAAGCTTTATTTTAATGAAAATTTAATTGCAAAAGTACTTGAAATATTCGATGATGGAAGTAGAATAGTTGAGTTTTATAGTGGTAATAAAATTTTAAATTTGAGTGAAGTTTTTGAAATTTTAAATAAAATTGGTCATATCCCACTTCCGCCATATATAAAAAGAGATGATACCAAAGATGATGAAATTTGGTATCAAAGTGTTTTTGCAAAACACTCAGGAGCTGTTGCAGCCCCTACTGCATCGCTTCATTTTAGTGATGAAATGTTAGAAATTTTAAGAAAACAGCACGAAATTTACTATCTTACTTTACATGTTGGAGCTGGAACTTTTAAAGGTGTTGAGTTTGAAGATATAAATAAACATATTATGCATTCAGAATATTTTAATATTCCAAACAATACAGCTGAAATTTTAAAAAGCAATCGCCCTATTTTAGGTGTTGGAACAACAGTAACAAGAGTTGTAGAAGACTACGCTAGAAACCATGTTTTAAATGGAGAATGTAAACTGTTTTTAAATTATAAAAATCGCCCAATTAGACAAAACTATCTTTTGACAAATTTTCACTTACCTAAATCGACTTTAATTATGCTTGTAACTGCGTTTATAGGATATGAAAAGACTATGGAAATTTACAAAGTTGCAGTAGATGAGAAATATAGATTTTACTCGTATGGCGATGCGATGTTGATACTTTAA
- a CDS encoding nucleotidyl transferase AbiEii/AbiGii toxin family protein, translated as MIYYEILPQEQKEIYKNLSFLKNKGFILFGGTAIALQLGHRQSIDFDFFTSNRLDEKLKDEILKNLKSDTMLQNEENTLVFLKNEVKLSFFGDIDFAIKENSLILDDVLEVANLKSLLATKLKATFDRAEYKDYIDIVEILKTGQITIEEGINKMFDFFGTDFTASQVLKNLTYFEDGNLYRLETKDRDILIQSVLNFKNNMFETDKKDNKNLNIRKNKQ; from the coding sequence ATGATATATTATGAGATTCTTCCACAAGAACAAAAAGAAATATATAAAAATCTATCTTTTTTAAAAAATAAGGGATTTATTTTATTTGGTGGAACCGCTATTGCCTTACAGTTAGGACATAGACAGTCAATCGATTTTGATTTTTTTACTTCAAATAGGTTAGATGAAAAATTAAAAGATGAGATTTTAAAAAATTTAAAATCAGACACTATGTTACAAAATGAAGAAAATACTCTAGTATTTTTAAAAAACGAAGTAAAACTATCTTTTTTTGGAGATATAGATTTTGCAATCAAAGAAAATAGCTTAATTTTAGATGATGTATTGGAAGTTGCAAATTTAAAAAGCCTATTGGCTACAAAATTAAAAGCAACCTTTGATAGGGCTGAGTATAAGGACTATATAGATATAGTTGAAATCCTAAAAACAGGACAAATAACTATTGAAGAAGGAATAAATAAAATGTTTGATTTTTTTGGGACTGATTTTACAGCGTCGCAAGTTCTTAAAAATTTAACATATTTTGAAGATGGGAATCTGTATAGGCTTGAAACAAAAGACAGAGACATATTAATACAAAGTGTATTAAATTTCAAAAATAATATGTTTGAGACCGATAAAAAAGATAACAAAAACCTAAATATAAGAAAGAATAAACAATGA
- a CDS encoding nucleotidyl transferase AbiEii/AbiGii toxin family protein gives MELLDKYKALYNAQDKILNLLAKSRIGLYLTGETALNRFIFNDYRYSDDLDLFTVEQSVSARAEINDFVSFLKENGVKFDILIDSFGFKRLITDENLKIDLVYDSTKHIGKFIEENGFLIDNIENIFINKLDASYSRDEIRDYFDLYLILKNFDINLYEGYKNLQLKSATTLEEICANMMSFTKLNITKINIHNLPVKSNKILNDFKKNSQSFFKNYFSLENIKSEYNNTNSLKDNLEDIKNLSSDFNKIFEDDKEQTTKNKSNNIRKNKQ, from the coding sequence TTGGAACTTTTAGATAAATATAAAGCTTTGTATAATGCTCAAGATAAAATACTTAACTTACTTGCTAAAAGTAGAATAGGTTTGTATTTAACAGGTGAAACTGCATTAAATAGATTTATTTTCAACGATTATAGATACTCAGATGATTTAGACCTTTTTACAGTAGAACAAAGTGTAAGTGCAAGAGCTGAAATCAATGACTTTGTCTCTTTTTTAAAAGAAAATGGAGTTAAATTTGATATTTTAATCGATAGTTTTGGTTTTAAAAGATTAATAACTGATGAAAATTTAAAAATAGACCTAGTTTATGACAGCACTAAGCATATTGGTAAATTTATAGAAGAAAATGGTTTTTTGATTGATAATATAGAAAATATTTTTATAAATAAATTAGACGCTAGTTATAGCAGAGATGAAATAAGAGATTATTTTGATTTATATTTGATTTTGAAAAATTTCGATATAAATTTGTATGAGGGATATAAAAATCTACAACTCAAAAGTGCAACTACATTAGAAGAAATTTGTGCCAATATGATGAGTTTTACGAAGCTTAATATTACAAAAATAAATATCCATAATTTACCAGTAAAATCAAATAAAATTTTAAATGATTTTAAGAAAAATTCACAAAGTTTTTTTAAAAATTATTTTTCACTTGAAAATATAAAATCAGAATACAACAATACAAATTCTTTAAAAGACAATTTAGAGGATATCAAAAATTTAAGCAGTGATTTTAATAAAATCTTTGAAGATGACAAAGAACAAACAACTAAAAATAAATCAAATAATATAAGAAAGAATAAACAATGA
- a CDS encoding Fic family protein translates to MKNIVSYKIDNELEELKKELDSYRPLPKETAISLEKHLMLLYNQESNAIEGNSLTLSETKVLLESGITAKGKPFKDHLDIINHQKAIEFLKDLIKEKTPLSKRDILDFHYLLLKGSENEKYAGIFRNVPVFITGSTHKTTPPYLLEKEMEDLLIWHNEALKENLNPVIRSAILHTKFARIHPFIDGNGRTARLLLNTELLKVGYPMAIIKKEDRADYYEALENVGNNEDFSDIVAFIQKEVKETAKFILDVVNQTKHKEDDKEQTTKNRSNDIRKNRQ, encoded by the coding sequence ATGAAAAATATAGTTAGCTATAAAATAGACAATGAATTAGAAGAGCTTAAAAAAGAATTAGATAGCTATAGACCTTTGCCTAAGGAAACAGCTATTTCTTTAGAAAAACATTTAATGCTTCTATACAACCAAGAAAGCAATGCAATAGAGGGAAATTCTTTAACTTTGTCAGAAACTAAGGTTTTACTTGAAAGTGGCATAACTGCAAAAGGAAAGCCATTTAAAGACCACTTAGATATAATTAATCATCAAAAGGCAATAGAGTTTTTAAAAGATTTAATTAAAGAAAAAACACCATTATCAAAAAGAGATATTTTAGATTTTCATTACCTACTTTTAAAAGGAAGTGAGAATGAAAAATATGCAGGAATTTTTAGAAATGTCCCTGTTTTTATTACAGGCTCAACCCATAAAACAACTCCACCTTATTTGCTAGAAAAAGAAATGGAAGATTTATTAATTTGGCATAATGAAGCCTTAAAAGAAAATTTAAACCCTGTGATAAGAAGTGCAATCTTACATACAAAATTTGCAAGAATTCACCCCTTTATAGACGGAAATGGTAGAACAGCAAGACTGTTATTAAATACTGAATTATTAAAAGTTGGTTATCCTATGGCAATCATTAAAAAAGAGGATAGGGCTGATTATTACGAAGCTTTGGAAAATGTAGGAAACAACGAAGATTTTTCTGATATTGTGGCTTTTATACAAAAAGAAGTAAAAGAAACAGCAAAATTTATTTTAGATGTAGTAAATCAAACAAAACACAAAGAAGATGACAAAGAACAAACAACTAAAAACAGGTCAAATGATATAAGAAAGAATAGACAATGA
- the ruvX gene encoding Holliday junction resolvase RuvX yields MIACIDVGLKRIGIALGYKNGVIVPINAVLRQNRNQAAKDVKYILDEWSVKKLVVGIPLGGSSEDEMRRRINHFVNLLDFNGEIVFFDESFSSIEAGGFGVANHKKKDGKLDSLSAMVILQRYFDSLK; encoded by the coding sequence ATGATTGCTTGTATAGATGTCGGACTTAAAAGAATTGGCATTGCTCTTGGGTATAAAAATGGTGTTATAGTCCCCATAAATGCAGTTTTAAGACAAAATAGAAACCAAGCAGCAAAAGATGTAAAATATATACTTGATGAATGGAGTGTAAAAAAGCTCGTTGTTGGTATCCCGCTTGGTGGAAGTAGCGAAGATGAGATGAGAAGACGAATTAATCATTTTGTAAATTTGCTTGATTTTAATGGTGAAATTGTGTTTTTTGATGAGAGCTTTTCAAGCATTGAGGCAGGGGGGTTTGGCGTGGCAAATCATAAGAAAAAAGATGGCAAGCTTGATAGTCTTTCAGCAATGGTGATTTTACAAAGATATTTTGATAGTTTAAAATAA
- a CDS encoding DNA-processing protein DprA — MKGIDTKELFISSLDELKCLKKVKNPPNKLFYKGDLSLLKKRKIAIVGSRKMTIYTKNLILNLSSRLKNIDFCVVSGCALGCDAAAHKGAFPNTIAIFGNGLNQIYPKTNEALINQIYNSSLALSEYEPNTPAKGYQFLERNRIVVGLCEALIVAQADLISGSLQSARLANEMGIPVFVFPHRINESRGTNELLAKNKANLIDDIDKFVAKFGGEISKNSDDELINFVKSNSNFDEIYAKFGDKIYEYEFDGKIEILGTKVLVK; from the coding sequence ATGAAAGGTATTGATACAAAGGAGCTCTTCATTAGCTCATTAGACGAACTTAAATGCCTAAAAAAAGTAAAAAATCCACCTAATAAGCTTTTTTATAAAGGGGATTTATCACTTTTAAAAAAACGAAAAATCGCAATAGTTGGGTCTAGAAAAATGACAATTTACACTAAAAATTTAATTTTAAACCTCTCTTCTAGGCTTAAAAATATTGATTTTTGTGTAGTAAGTGGATGTGCCTTGGGATGTGATGCGGCCGCTCACAAAGGAGCTTTTCCAAATACAATAGCTATTTTTGGAAACGGTCTAAATCAAATTTATCCAAAAACAAATGAAGCTTTAATAAACCAAATTTATAACTCATCACTTGCATTAAGCGAGTATGAGCCAAATACACCGGCAAAAGGATATCAGTTTTTAGAAAGAAACCGCATAGTTGTAGGACTTTGTGAGGCTTTGATAGTTGCTCAAGCTGATTTAATAAGTGGATCACTTCAAAGTGCAAGACTTGCAAATGAGATGGGAATTCCTGTGTTTGTTTTTCCACACCGTATAAATGAAAGTAGAGGAACAAATGAACTTTTAGCAAAAAATAAAGCAAATTTAATAGATGATATTGATAAATTTGTTGCAAAATTTGGCGGTGAAATTTCAAAAAATAGCGATGATGAGCTTATAAATTTTGTAAAGTCAAACTCAAATTTTGATGAAATTTACGCTAAATTTGGCGATAAAATTTACGAATATGAGTTTGATGGAAAGATTGAAATTTTAGGCACAAAAGTGCTTGTAAAATAA
- a CDS encoding divergent polysaccharide deacetylase family protein, with protein MKKNINKKIGQSIKKRFGSSKKSSKTQKTSNRPFLGLFILLIMCFCAGFFTYKGLDFIFKDSVDKKSELTNLANLEIKESNNAKNLNLQKNRSNLENKSKNLKEKNNYKEVISASINTNKEDISINSNIKLDNNLTEISKNSLDENFKNINSSEKNKQNTQYFTHNYTQIGKFRDKIPKLVIIIDDVASYNHISEIKKINLKLTPSLMPASSDFPNTPKIAKNLDFYMIHLPLEALKYNSNSIKTLKVNDSFEEISKEIYKIRQDFPNAKFINNHTGSKFTSNKKAVIKLLDVLDKYGFIFVDSKTISNSKVEEVLKSKNQKYIFRDVFLDNTQNLKDIENELNKAVQIAKKRGFAIAIGHPKKQTLKVLKNSGDILKGVEVVYLKDIYERY; from the coding sequence TTGAAAAAAAATATCAATAAAAAAATAGGGCAAAGCATTAAAAAGCGTTTTGGAAGTAGTAAAAAATCTTCTAAAACGCAAAAAACTTCAAATCGCCCTTTCTTAGGACTTTTTATACTCTTAATAATGTGTTTTTGTGCTGGTTTTTTCACATATAAAGGTCTTGATTTTATTTTTAAAGATAGCGTTGATAAAAAAAGCGAACTTACCAATTTAGCAAACCTAGAAATTAAAGAAAGCAATAACGCAAAAAATTTAAATTTGCAAAAAAACAGATCTAATTTAGAAAATAAAAGTAAAAATTTAAAAGAAAAAAACAATTACAAAGAGGTAATTTCTGCATCTATTAACACAAATAAAGAAGATATATCTATAAACTCTAATATAAAATTAGATAATAATTTAACTGAAATTTCAAAAAATAGTTTAGATGAAAACTTTAAAAATATTAATTCAAGTGAAAAAAATAAGCAAAATACACAATATTTTACGCATAATTATACACAAATTGGAAAATTTAGAGATAAAATTCCAAAATTAGTTATTATAATTGATGATGTTGCATCATATAACCATATCAGTGAGATAAAAAAAATAAATTTAAAACTAACTCCATCTTTAATGCCAGCAAGTAGTGATTTTCCAAATACTCCAAAAATAGCTAAAAATTTGGATTTTTATATGATTCACTTGCCACTTGAAGCACTAAAATACAACTCAAATTCGATTAAAACTTTAAAAGTAAATGATAGTTTTGAAGAAATTTCAAAAGAAATTTATAAAATCAGACAAGATTTCCCAAATGCAAAATTTATAAATAACCACACAGGAAGCAAATTTACTTCCAACAAAAAGGCCGTTATAAAGCTATTAGATGTGCTTGATAAATACGGTTTTATTTTTGTTGATTCTAAAACTATATCTAACTCAAAAGTAGAAGAAGTGTTAAAATCAAAAAACCAAAAATATATTTTTAGAGATGTGTTTTTAGATAATACTCAAAATTTAAAAGATATTGAAAATGAGCTTAACAAAGCTGTCCAAATAGCTAAAAAAAGGGGTTTTGCAATAGCCATAGGTCATCCAAAAAAACAGACTTTAAAGGTTTTGAAAAACAGTGGTGATATTTTAAAAGGTGTTGAAGTTGTCTATTTAAAGGATATTTATGAAAGGTATTGA
- the ilvC gene encoding ketol-acid reductoisomerase: MAINVYYDKDCDLNLIRSKRVAMIGFGSQGHAHAENLRDSGVQVIVGLREGGGSWKKAEAKGFKVMSVADATKEADFIMILTPDELQSDIFYSEIRPNLNEGDTIAFGHGFNIHFGQIVPPKGVDCVMIAPKAPGHTVRSEFIKGGGIPDLIAVAKDESGHAKDLALSYASAIGGGRTAIIETTFKDETETDLFGEQAVLCGGVTALIQAGFETLVEAGYEPEMAYFECLHEMKLIIDLIYQGGIADMRYSISNTAEYGDYISGPKIITNETKKAMKDILKNIQDGSFAKDFILERKAGYTKMNAQRLNMKNSLIEKTGKELRDMMPWISQNKIIDKDKN, encoded by the coding sequence ATGGCAATAAATGTTTATTATGACAAAGATTGTGATTTAAACCTAATCAGAAGCAAAAGAGTTGCTATGATAGGTTTTGGAAGTCAAGGTCACGCCCATGCAGAAAACCTAAGAGATAGTGGAGTTCAAGTTATAGTAGGTCTTAGAGAGGGTGGCGGAAGTTGGAAAAAAGCAGAAGCAAAAGGCTTTAAGGTTATGAGTGTTGCAGATGCTACAAAAGAAGCTGATTTCATAATGATTTTAACTCCTGATGAGCTTCAATCAGATATCTTTTACTCAGAAATCAGACCAAATTTAAACGAAGGCGATACAATTGCTTTTGGTCATGGTTTTAATATACATTTTGGTCAAATAGTTCCTCCAAAAGGTGTTGATTGCGTTATGATAGCACCAAAAGCTCCTGGTCATACCGTAAGAAGTGAGTTTATAAAAGGTGGCGGAATTCCTGATTTAATAGCTGTAGCCAAAGATGAAAGCGGTCATGCAAAAGATCTTGCATTAAGCTATGCAAGTGCAATAGGCGGGGGCAGAACTGCGATAATCGAAACAACATTTAAGGATGAAACAGAAACAGATTTATTTGGCGAACAAGCTGTTTTGTGTGGTGGTGTTACAGCTTTGATTCAAGCTGGTTTTGAGACATTGGTTGAGGCTGGATATGAGCCTGAAATGGCATACTTTGAATGTTTGCATGAGATGAAGCTTATAATTGATTTAATATATCAAGGCGGAATTGCCGATATGAGATATTCTATTTCAAATACAGCTGAATATGGTGATTATATAAGTGGTCCAAAGATCATAACAAATGAAACTAAAAAGGCTATGAAAGATATCTTAAAAAATATTCAAGATGGCTCTTTTGCAAAAGATTTTATCTTAGAAAGAAAAGCTGGATATACAAAGATGAATGCCCAAAGGCTTAATATGAAAAACTCTTTAATAGAAAAAACAGGTAAAGAGCTAAGAGATATGATGCCTTGGATATCTCAAAATAAGATTATTGATAAAGATAAAAACTAA